The genomic DNA GCCAAGGCGGGAGTAGAGAGAGTTTGTCATTCTCGATATCTCCTGAATTTGAGTTGAGTTTCAGCTATCGCGGTTTTCTAACCGAGGTGTCCGGGTCTGTTACCTGCGCCGACAGCCACGCGGATTATCAACAGTTTGATCGAGGCAAAGATGGTGCCGCACTTGAAGAGACGAACATGGCGAGCGGCACCAAAATATTGCTCTTTGATAGGGAGCGGTCAGGCAATCCTGACTTCTACCTTTGAAGGCGTTTCACGGCGACAGCCGTCAGCGACCGGGGAATGCGCCACCGCGAAATCAACAATCTCACGCAGAATTTTTTGGTCCACTCCCGCAGCACCAATAGTAACGCGGGTTCGCAAGCTCAGAGGGCCGGCACGAACCGATTTGTCCAGGCCGAGCAAGCCCCGGTCGTCAGAAACGCTGTCGGTTGTGACTTCAAGCGTGTCCAGCGTTACCCCTGACTGTGCAGCATGCAACGCTATTCTGGTGGCGTCACAGGTTGCCAGAGCTGCGCGTGACAGCCAGCCCGGTGACGGCGCCGAACCGCCGCCTCCGATGGCTTGGGGCATGTCGGTTACGATCGTGTTGCCGTCCTCGTCGGTGGCCCGGCAGCGCAGGCCATCTTCCATAACCGCAGTGATCGGAGGGTCGTTGCTCAGCGCGTCTTGCGGGTTTTCATTCAAGTAGGCGATAACATCTTTAACTGAATTCTGGATGTGTTCGACAGACATCTTATTCTCCCTTTATGAAGTCCTGTTCCCCTTCAAGGCGTCGCAGATGCTTGTATGTCTGCACAAGCAATGCGCGAGGATTGTTCGCGCTGAAGCTGGATTTCGTTTGCCAGTGTGCAGAGTTCAGGCCTTTTTTACTTGCCAAAATGGTCGCACCGGATCACGTTTTTGGGAATTGGAGAAAAATCGACAGCCGTTTTGCAAAAATGCACATGGCGGGGGAAACCGGATGCAATGGGATGATGCGCGCATATTTCTGACCGTAGCCCGTGAGGGTTCAATCAGCAGTGCGGCCAAGCGGTTGGGCGTGCAGCATTCCACCGTTTCGCGCCGTATTCGCGCGTTAGAGCAAAAACTGGCGACGCCTTTGGTTGAACGCAAGGCATCCGGCTATGTCCTGACCGAGGCCGGAGAAGAATTGAAACAATCCGCCAGCCGGATCGAGAACGAGCTGTTGTTCTCGATCCGGCTGGCGGTCAAGCCGAAGACGTCGCGGGGGAGTTGCGGGTCACAGCAATTGCCAACATGGCATCGACTGTGCTGATGCCGTATTTTGCGCGGTTCAGTGCCGCATACCCAAGGATCGAACTGAGCGTTCAGGTCACCAATGATTCCGTGCGCCTGTCAGAGCGCGAGGCCGATGTGGCAATCCGGCAGACCAACGAACCGCTGGAAACCTTAATCGGTACGCGCCTGACAACCGTTGCTTCGGCCGTCTATGGCGCGCGCGATTACTGTGCGGCGGTCAAATCGGGTCGGGCGGCGGAAAAATGGATTGGAGTTGATTGCTGCGAATATCACAGAGCCTGGACCAAGCAGGCCTGGCCGCAAGCTGAACACGAATTCTACGTCGACGAAACCTCGCTGACACTTGGGGCGTTGAAACAAGGGCTGGGTGTCGGTTTTCTGCCCTGCTTTCTGGGTGACAGCGACCCCGAGCTGGCGCGGTTTCGCGAACCTGAAAAGCAACATGAACTTGGGCTATGGCTGTTGTATCACCGTGATCTGCGCAACACCAAACGCGTGACACTGTTTCGCGAGCATATGCAGCGTGAGATCAAACAAGCCGCCGCGCTGTTCGAAGGCGCGGCACCAGCGTCGAACTAGTCAGGCGCGCCGTTCAGGCTCAGGCCCCATCAATTTCAATGGTGCCGAATGACGCCGGAGAAACGTCGCGTCTATTCAAGCGGCAGAGGTATGTCCGGCCAATCTTTTGTGATTTCTGCCTGAACGGGGCGATCGAGATAAGTCGTCAGAACGACATAGCTCTTTGTTCCACGCACGCCGGGCAGGGCATAAAGCTGGGCGAGGAACTTTTCCATCGCATCGGCATTTTCCGTTCTGATTTTCATGATCACGCAGGTATCGCCTGTCACCGAATGCAGTTCCTCCACTTCTGGAAAAGCGCGTAGTTTCATCATCCGTTCGCTCTTGCCCCAACCATTTGCGTCAACATGCACAAAGGCCAGAAAGGGCTTGCCAATCGCCGCGCCATCAATGGCAATCGATGTACCTGTGATGGTACCGGATGCTTTCAGCTTCTTGACCCGTTCGTGCACTGCTGGAGCTGAAAGCCCTACGGATTGACCAATGTCGGCGTAACTCTGACGGGCATCGCGCGCCAACTCGCCTAATATTGTTCGGTCAAAAGGGTCCAGGGGGCGGTCAATTGCATGGCTCATCTGAATATCCTCTGTTTCTTCAATCATTCAGCAATAAAGTCTTGAGCAGAATTTTATTCAGCTTAACCTAATATATACAGAACGTCATTCGGATATATTCGGTTTCGGTCTACATCGCTACGCCGCTTGATGCGGTCGCCTGGGTGCGATCGCTCAATCTGGAGAAATGGAGACTTTGTGATGACGTTAGAAATTTTTGCAATTTTTCTGGTAACCACGGCCGTCGTCGTCTTTTCACCCGGCGCAGCAGCCATTGCCGTTGCTTCACAAGGAGCCGCAAACGGAGGGCGAAAAGCCCTGGCCGGAGCCGTTGGAATTGCTGCAGCCAACGTTGTCTATTTTGTGTTATCGGCCACTGGTATTGCCTCACTCATCATCGCTTCCGGCACAGCTTTCATGATCATCAAGTGGGTCGGCGTTGGGTATCTGATCTGGTTGGGCCTCAACGCGTTTTTCAGTCCAGGCGGTGCCATTCAAATCAGACGCAACCAAAGCCCGTCGAGTACCCGGAGGCTGTTTAGCCAGGGCTTCATCATCGAGTTCGCAAATCCCAAGGCCCTGCTGTATTTCTCGGCGATCCTGCCTCAGTTCATCGATGCGAATGCCCCGATACTCCTGCAAATTCTTATTATGGGCGCTACTACACTGGTCATCGATCTGATATCTTACACGTGCTACGCCTTTCTGGGTGATTTCCTCACGCGTGGCGGATTAAAGCGCTGGGTGATCGGCGCGGTTAACAAGTCCGCTGGCGCAGCATTGCTGTTTGCTGCATTCCGGATGGCAAGCGTTAGCGCAACCAGATAGTTCGAGCACCTGAAGACCCTGATTTAGAAGCTGGTGACGGCAATCCATGGAGAAGGCGACATGACCGGATTTTCATATCAGTTGTACAGCTCCCGCAATGTCCCGGCTTTGAGCGACACTTTGACCATGCTGGCACGTCTGGGTTATACCGCAGTGGAGGGCTATGGCGGGTTATTTGCGGATCGTTCTGCCGTTGACAATCTGGTTGCCAGTCTGGGTGACAGCGGTCTGAAAATGCCAACTGCTCATATGGACATCGATATGGTGGAAAATCAGTCAGACCGGGTGCTGAAAATTGCCAGATCCGTCGGCATTGAAACTGTCTTTGTGCCGTTTTTGCTGCCCGAGGAGCGCCCGTCATCTACGGTTGGCTGGCGCGAGTTCGGCAAAAGGCTGGATGCAGCCGGTGCACCCTTGCGCGCTGCGGGCCTTGGCTTCGGCTGGCATAATCATGATTTTGAATTCTGCCCCGTCTCCACCGGGGAGATTCCGATGGATCTCATTCTTGAAGCCGCGCCAACGCTGGCATGGGAAGCAGATATTGCCTGGATTGTGCGCGGTGGAAGCGACCCGTTGGAATGGATTGAAAAGCATGGAAACCGGATTGCGGCGGTCCATGTCAAAGACATTGCGGCTGAGGGGCAAAATACCGACGAGGATGGCTGGGCGGATGTCGGTGACGGCACTATGGACTGGCCCGCCATTATGAAAGCCTTGCGCGGAAAATCAGTCACCCATTTCATCATGGAACATGATAATCCCAGCGACGACAAGCGATTTGCCGAGCGCTCGCTGAGTGCTGCCAAGAGTTTCTGAAGGGTCCGAAAATGAGCGTATTGGGAGTTGGAGTCATCGGCTGTGGAAACATTTCCACAACCTATTTTTCGCTGGCGCCGCTTTTCAGGAGTATCGAAATTCGGGCCTGTGCGGATATCAATAGGACGGCGGCAGAAGCCAGGGCAGCTGAATATGGCCTGCGCGCGGACACGATTGATGCGCTGCTGCAGGCCGATGATATTGATCTGATTGTCAATCTGACGATCCCGGATGCCCACTACCGTATCACCAGGCAAATTCTGGAAGCGGGCAAACATGCCTATTCGGAAAAGCCGGTGGTGCTCAGCCTCGCGGAAGGCAGAATGCTGCAGGATATCGCGGCACAGAAAGGCCTGAAGGTCGGCTCGGCCCCGGATACGTTTCTGGGCGGTGCACACCAGCAGGCTCGAGCCTTTATCGACAGTGGCGCGGCAGGAACGATTACCTCGGGCACCGCGATTGTTCTCAGCCGCGGTATGGAACACTGGCATCCCAATCCGGACTTCTTTTTCCAGCCCGGTGCCGGCCCGGTGCTGGATCTGGGACCTTATTATCTTGCCAATCTGATCAATCTGATCGGACCGGTGAAACGCGTCGCCGCGCTGACCTCCATGGCCTCAAAAACCCGGACGATTTCCAGCCAGCCGCGAGCCGGGGAAACGGTTCCGGTTGACACGCCGACCAATGTCCATGCGCTGCTGGAATTCGAGGAGGGCGCGACAATTACCATGCTGTCCAGCTGGGATGTCTGGGCACACCGGCATTTTGATATGGAATTATATGGCACCGGGGGCTCGCTCTATGTGCCCGATCCGAATTTCTTCGGCGGCACGGTGATGGCCGGCGGAAACAATTTTTCAAAGGTTGAGCCGCTGCCGGCTTGGGACCATCCTTTCGGCAAGAATAATCAGCAGCAGGATGGCGAAGCCTGTGCCAATTACCGGACAGCCGGACTGGCTGACATGGCCGTTGCCATTATGCAGGGAAGGGATCATCGCTGTTCGCTGGAGCGGGCGCTGCATGCAGTGGATGTGATGACCTCGATTCTCAAATCCGGCGAAACCGGCGAATTTGTCGCCATGACCACCACCTGCAGCAGACCTGCTGCTCTGGGCGTTGACGAAGCCCACACACTTTTGAAACAGGACACCCACTTTTGAAATAGGCCTCCCACTTTTGAAACAGGACAGATAATTATGAATTGGCATCCCAACGAAAACCGTTACGATAAAATGCGCTACAACCGTGTCGGCAACAGCGGTTTGAAAATTTCGGCGCTGTCACTGGGGCTGTGGCACAATTTTGGCGATGACACGCCGCACACCACCAAACAGGCTATCTGCCGTCAGGCGCTCGACAGCGGTATCACCCATTTTGATCTGGCCAATAATTACGGACCGCCTCCCGGATCGGCTGAAACTGCATTTGGTGAGATTCTGAAAGATGATTTTCACGGTCTGCGCGATGAGCTGATCATTTCTTCCAAGGCTGGATATCTGATGTGGCCCGGACCCTATGGCGAATGGGGCAGCCGCAAATATCTCATTGCCAGTTGTGACCAGAGCCTGAAACGTATGGGCCTCGATTATGTCGATATTTTTTATTCCCATCGTTTCGACCCAAAAACGCCGTTGGAAGAAACCATGGGCGCGCTGGATCATATTGTGCGCTCCGGCCGGGCGCTTTATGCCGGAATTTCCTCCTATAATTCCCAGCGCACACGGGAAGCGGCCAAAATCCTCAATGATCTTGGCACACCTTGCCTGATTCATCAGCCGAGCTATTCCATGCTCAATCGCTGGGTTGAGGAGGATGGATTGCTGAATACGCTGGACGATCTCGGGGTTGGCTCCATTGTGTTTTCTCCGCTGGCGCAGGGCATGCTGACCGACAAATATCTGGGCGGTGTTCCAGATGACAGCCGGGCGGCTCAGGATAAATCTCTCAACCCGGATTTTCTCAATGAGAAGACTCTGGCCAACATCCGTGCACTGAACGAGATCGCACAAAGCCGTGGCCAGACACTGGCACAGATGGCGATAGCCTGGGTTCTGCGCGGTGGCCGAGTCAGCACCGCGCTCATAGGTGCCAGCCGTCCCCAGCAGGTGGTGGATTGCGTTGCCGCGCTCGATAATCCTGAATTCAGCGATGAAGAGCTGGCCCGGATCGACAGCCACGCCAAGGATGCTGACATCAATCTGTGGGC from Pararhizobium sp. IMCC3301 includes the following:
- a CDS encoding Gfo/Idh/MocA family protein, with the translated sequence MSVLGVGVIGCGNISTTYFSLAPLFRSIEIRACADINRTAAEARAAEYGLRADTIDALLQADDIDLIVNLTIPDAHYRITRQILEAGKHAYSEKPVVLSLAEGRMLQDIAAQKGLKVGSAPDTFLGGAHQQARAFIDSGAAGTITSGTAIVLSRGMEHWHPNPDFFFQPGAGPVLDLGPYYLANLINLIGPVKRVAALTSMASKTRTISSQPRAGETVPVDTPTNVHALLEFEEGATITMLSSWDVWAHRHFDMELYGTGGSLYVPDPNFFGGTVMAGGNNFSKVEPLPAWDHPFGKNNQQQDGEACANYRTAGLADMAVAIMQGRDHRCSLERALHAVDVMTSILKSGETGEFVAMTTTCSRPAALGVDEAHTLLKQDTHF
- a CDS encoding sugar phosphate isomerase/epimerase; the encoded protein is MTGFSYQLYSSRNVPALSDTLTMLARLGYTAVEGYGGLFADRSAVDNLVASLGDSGLKMPTAHMDIDMVENQSDRVLKIARSVGIETVFVPFLLPEERPSSTVGWREFGKRLDAAGAPLRAAGLGFGWHNHDFEFCPVSTGEIPMDLILEAAPTLAWEADIAWIVRGGSDPLEWIEKHGNRIAAVHVKDIAAEGQNTDEDGWADVGDGTMDWPAIMKALRGKSVTHFIMEHDNPSDDKRFAERSLSAAKSF
- the mgrA gene encoding L-glyceraldehyde 3-phosphate reductase translates to MNWHPNENRYDKMRYNRVGNSGLKISALSLGLWHNFGDDTPHTTKQAICRQALDSGITHFDLANNYGPPPGSAETAFGEILKDDFHGLRDELIISSKAGYLMWPGPYGEWGSRKYLIASCDQSLKRMGLDYVDIFYSHRFDPKTPLEETMGALDHIVRSGRALYAGISSYNSQRTREAAKILNDLGTPCLIHQPSYSMLNRWVEEDGLLNTLDDLGVGSIVFSPLAQGMLTDKYLGGVPDDSRAAQDKSLNPDFLNEKTLANIRALNEIAQSRGQTLAQMAIAWVLRGGRVSTALIGASRPQQVVDCVAALDNPEFSDEELARIDSHAKDADINLWAASAERKGPQRKK
- a CDS encoding OsmC family protein — encoded protein: MSVEHIQNSVKDVIAYLNENPQDALSNDPPITAVMEDGLRCRATDEDGNTIVTDMPQAIGGGGSAPSPGWLSRAALATCDATRIALHAAQSGVTLDTLEVTTDSVSDDRGLLGLDKSVRAGPLSLRTRVTIGAAGVDQKILREIVDFAVAHSPVADGCRRETPSKVEVRIA
- a CDS encoding LysE family translocator codes for the protein MTLEIFAIFLVTTAVVVFSPGAAAIAVASQGAANGGRKALAGAVGIAAANVVYFVLSATGIASLIIASGTAFMIIKWVGVGYLIWLGLNAFFSPGGAIQIRRNQSPSSTRRLFSQGFIIEFANPKALLYFSAILPQFIDANAPILLQILIMGATTLVIDLISYTCYAFLGDFLTRGGLKRWVIGAVNKSAGAALLFAAFRMASVSATR
- a CDS encoding Lrp/AsnC family transcriptional regulator yields the protein MSHAIDRPLDPFDRTILGELARDARQSYADIGQSVGLSAPAVHERVKKLKASGTITGTSIAIDGAAIGKPFLAFVHVDANGWGKSERMMKLRAFPEVEELHSVTGDTCVIMKIRTENADAMEKFLAQLYALPGVRGTKSYVVLTTYLDRPVQAEITKDWPDIPLPLE
- a CDS encoding substrate-binding domain-containing protein; protein product: MASTVLMPYFARFSAAYPRIELSVQVTNDSVRLSEREADVAIRQTNEPLETLIGTRLTTVASAVYGARDYCAAVKSGRAAEKWIGVDCCEYHRAWTKQAWPQAEHEFYVDETSLTLGALKQGLGVGFLPCFLGDSDPELARFREPEKQHELGLWLLYHRDLRNTKRVTLFREHMQREIKQAAALFEGAAPASN
- a CDS encoding LysR family transcriptional regulator, whose product is MCSTDILFSLYEVLFPFKASQMLVCLHKQCARIVRAEAGFRLPVCRVQAFFTCQNGRTGSRFWELEKNRQPFCKNAHGGGNRMQWDDARIFLTVAREGSISSAAKRLGVQHSTVSRRIRALEQKLATPLVERKASGYVLTEAGEELKQSASRIENELLFSIRLAVKPKTSRGSCGSQQLPTWHRLC